From Qipengyuania soli:
AGACCAAGGCGATGAAGAAGGTCGCGGGCTCGATGAAGCTCGACCTCGCCCAGTATCGCGAAATGGCCGCCTTCGCGCAGTTCGGCTCGGACCTCGACGCCGCAACGCAGAAGCTGCTCAACCGCGGTGCGCGCCTGACCGAGCTGCTCAAGCAGCGCCAGTTCAACCCGATGCCGGTGGAAGAGCAGGTCGTTTCGATCTTCGCAGGCACCAACGGCTACCTCGACGCGATCCCGACCGACCGCGTCACCGCCTATGAAGAGCAGATGCTGTCCTTCATGCGTACCGAACACGCCGCCGTGCTCAAGGAAATCCGCGACACCGGCAAGTTCGAGGACGATGTGAAGAACAAGGTCGTCGACGCGCTTCAGGCTTTCGCCAAGCAGTTCGCCTGAGACCCAAGAGACTAGCTAGGGAGCCGTCATGGCCTCGCTGAAAGAACTCAAGGGCCGGATCAACTCGGTCAAGTCGACCCAGAAGATCACCAAGGCCAAGCAGATGGTCGCAGCGGCCAAGCTGCGCCGTGCGCAGGCTGCCGCCGAAGCCGCACGCCCCTATGCCGAACGGCTGTCGGGCGTGATGGCCTCGCTCGCCTCCAAGGTGAGCGGCGACAGCGCGCCGAAGCTGCTCAAGGGCACCGGTTCGGACAAGCGCCACCTGCTGGTGGTCGTGAACACCGACAAGGGCCTGTGCGGCGGCCTCAACTCGAACATCGTCAAGGCTGCCAAGCAGAAGGCCGCCAAGCTGATCGCCGAGGGCAAGGAAGTGCACTTCTACCTCATCGGCAAGAAGGGCCGTGCCCCGATCAAGCGCGACTATGCCGAGCGGATCGACCACTGGTTCGACACCTCTGCCGTGCGCCAGCCCGGTTTCGAGGAAGCCGAAGCCATCGCAGACGACCTGATCGCACGTTTCGAAAAGGGCGAATTCGATGTCGCCCACCTCGTCTACCCGATCTTCCAGTCGGCCCTGGCGCAGGAACCGACGGTCGACCAGCTGATCCCGGTCCCCTCGCCTGCGACCGATACCGCAGCCGGTGGCGATGCCGTGGTCGAGTACGAGCCGGGCGAGGAGGAAATCCTCGAAGAACTGCTGCCGCGCTACGTCAAGACCCAGGTCTTCGGTGCGCTGATCGAACGCGAGGCATCCGAACAGGGTGCATCGATGACCGCCATGGACAATGCCACGCGCAACGCCGGCGACCTCATCAACAAGCTGACGATCCAGTACAACCGCAGCCGCCAGGCCGCGATTACCACCGAACTGATCGAAATCATTGCCGGTGCGGAAGCACTGTAAGGACCCTCACGTGAAGAAAATCGCCCTCCTTCTCCCCGTTCTCGCCCTCGCCGCCTGCGGCCAGCAGGCCGAAGAAGCACCGGCAGCTGCCGAGACGGTTGCGGCCGCTCCCGAGCCGGTCAACACCCTGCCCGCGCCGGACCAGGAAACCTTCAGCAAGCTCTTCGGCGAAGCATGTGAAGGTGCCGAGCCGGTGAACACCGCCGTGTGCAAGCGCGCCGGCATGGGTTCGAAGGACGTCGTGTGCGAATACGGCCTCGGCGAAGACACTTACCTGCGCCACAAGGCGACCATCACCGCGAACGAGGACAGCACCGCATGGATGCTGGCCGACGCCGCGACCGTTTGCGCCGAGCATGGCGCCCACCACAAAGCCTCCTGATCCAGTAGGACACACACATCATGGCCACCGCACCCAAGCTTAACCAGAGCCCCAACGGCACCATCAGCCAGGTCATCGGCGCCGTCGTCGACGTACAGTTCGACGGCGAACTGCCGGCGATCCTGACCGCGCTCGAAACGAAGAACGGCGATAACACGCTGGTCCTCGAAGTCGCGCAGCACCTCGGTGAAAACACCGTCCGCACCATCGCGATGGACGGCACCGACGGTCTCGTCCGCGGCCAGGAAGTCGTGAACACCGGCGCGCAGATTTCGGTCCCTGTCGGCCCGAAGACGCTTGGCCGCATCATGAACGTCGTCGGCCAGCCGATCGACGAGCGCGGCCCGATCGGTGCCGAAACCAGCAGCCCGATCCACGCCGAGGCTCCGCTCTTCATCGATCAGTCGACCGAAGCGGCCATTCTCGTCACGGGCATCAAGGTTATCGACCTCCTCGCCCCCTATGCCAAGGGCGGCAAGATCGGCCTGTTCGGCGGCGCCGGCGTGGGCAAGACCGTGCTCATCCAGGAACTCATCAACAACATCGCCAAGGGCCACGGCGGCGTGTCCGTGTTCGCGGGCGTCGGTGAGCGTACCCGCGAGGGCAACGACCTCTATCACGAATTCCTCGACGCCGGCGTTATCGCCAAGAACGAGGCCGGCGAGGCGATTTCGGAAGGTTCGAAGGTCGCCCTCGTCTTCGGCCAGATGAACGAGCCGCCGGGCGCCCGCGCCCGCGTCGCCCTGTCGGGCCTGACCATGGCGGAATACTTCCGCGACGTCGAAGGCCAGGACGTGCTGTTCTTCGTCGACAATATCTTCCGTTTCACCCAGGCGGGTTCGGAAGTGTCGGCGCTTCTCGGCCGTATTCCTTCGGCCGTCGGCTACCAGCCGACCCTGTCGAC
This genomic window contains:
- a CDS encoding F0F1 ATP synthase subunit gamma, translated to MASLKELKGRINSVKSTQKITKAKQMVAAAKLRRAQAAAEAARPYAERLSGVMASLASKVSGDSAPKLLKGTGSDKRHLLVVVNTDKGLCGGLNSNIVKAAKQKAAKLIAEGKEVHFYLIGKKGRAPIKRDYAERIDHWFDTSAVRQPGFEEAEAIADDLIARFEKGEFDVAHLVYPIFQSALAQEPTVDQLIPVPSPATDTAAGGDAVVEYEPGEEEILEELLPRYVKTQVFGALIEREASEQGASMTAMDNATRNAGDLINKLTIQYNRSRQAAITTELIEIIAGAEAL
- the atpD gene encoding F0F1 ATP synthase subunit beta; the encoded protein is MATAPKLNQSPNGTISQVIGAVVDVQFDGELPAILTALETKNGDNTLVLEVAQHLGENTVRTIAMDGTDGLVRGQEVVNTGAQISVPVGPKTLGRIMNVVGQPIDERGPIGAETSSPIHAEAPLFIDQSTEAAILVTGIKVIDLLAPYAKGGKIGLFGGAGVGKTVLIQELINNIAKGHGGVSVFAGVGERTREGNDLYHEFLDAGVIAKNEAGEAISEGSKVALVFGQMNEPPGARARVALSGLTMAEYFRDVEGQDVLFFVDNIFRFTQAGSEVSALLGRIPSAVGYQPTLSTDMGNLQERITSTTKGSITSVQAIYVPADDLTDPAPATSFAHLDATTTLSRAISELGIYPAVDPLDSTSRVLEPRVVGAEHYETARRVQETLQKYKSLQDIIAILGMDELSEEDKLTVARARKIQRFLSQPFHVAEVFTNIPGVFVQLEDTVKSFKAVVDGEYDHLPEAAFYMVGGIDQAVAKAKKLAEDA